In Nodularia sp. LEGE 06071, one DNA window encodes the following:
- a CDS encoding ribbon-helix-helix domain-containing protein has protein sequence MGRKATHGQRKENITLTLTPEGVELLEVKAKTLGISKSEFIERIARNLISENQEEQLLGECCAS, from the coding sequence ATGGGCAGAAAAGCGACTCACGGACAGAGGAAGGAAAATATAACCTTGACGCTAACTCCAGAGGGCGTGGAGCTACTGGAAGTCAAGGCCAAGACTCTGGGAATCAGCAAGAGCGAGTTTATAGAACGAATAGCCAGGAATTTAATTTCAGAAAATCAGGAAGAACAGTTACTGGGGGAATGCTGTGCCAGCTAA